ACAATGGTATTCATGAATTAGTCGCCATTTGAAATTTCACCTTGAGATGACTTCTTTCCTCTTCTTTATCTACCAAACCATGTTGAATTAAACTATGAGGAGCATCAGTTTTCATATAGTAAATATTGTCTATTTTATTATAGTTGGTTGTATTAaatattgaatattttattttattatagttgGTTGTATTTTGTACATTCAGAGTGAAAATCCAGTGTTAGTAATTTGTGTATTTGATACAGAAACAATCCATTTTAATTGGATTAAAAATACTCAGTTCGTGGTAACTAAACCAAGATTCATTTTGGGTTCGATAGTTCTTTCTGGTTTGAATCTGGGTAAACCGATTTATATGTTGGAAATTTGGAGTACGAACAACAACGgcatagaaatataaatatgatataattcGAACATGGTACGACGGTACGAGTTAGATATGAACGAACCGGTCTGTTCGTAGctgtttttaagaaaaaaggGGATGTCtttttttcatgttaaaaaaaaattgttttgtcaaaaaaaaaatgttgtgagttaattaattaattgttaATTACAGATTAGTGGCGGGTTTAacataaaaaaggaaatagtaaagttaaataatttaattatcaaTCCACCGACGGAGCCTATATATTCCCGAGAGAGAGTGTGTAGTTATGCTTTCGCTATCTTCTTCTTAATCTTTTACGCGCTTACAcagaaactctctctctctctcgactcTCGTCTCAATTAGGGTTTCGTTTTTGTTCGTGAACGATCGTTTACGCGCACACAaagaaactctctctctctctcgactcTTGTCTCAACTCTCAGTTAGGATTTCGTTCTTGTTCGTGAAAGATCGTTTTAATTAGGGTTTCGTTTTTGATCGTGAAAGAAAGATGGTGAAGAAGGGAGGTACGAAGAGGAAGCCTGTGATGACGAAGATCACTGACTAAGCTTCGCGTGCTACTACTTTCACGAAACGCAGAGACGGTCTCTACAGCAAAGCGGCTCAGCTTTGTGTAATCACCGACGCTCAAATCGCAATCTTAGCGACACCATCTTCTTCAAACTCCAACGTTCCTTTCTTCTCGTTTGGTCACTCCTCCGTTGAGTCCGTGGTCTCCGCTTATCTCTCCGGACAGAGACTTGCTCCTGTTTCAACGTGTGATAATACCAAAGCGACAAGAGAAGACCTAGGTATCTGTATGGCTCGCAAGGACCTAGGGTTAGGGTTTTGGTGGGACGATGAGAAGCTCGTCAACTCGAATGATCCGGAAGAGCTTATGGAAGCGATGGAATCTATGAAAGTACTATACAGCCGTCTCAAGGAATTGGAAGATCAAAccctaacaacaacaacaacgatcGACGATGAGGACATGGTTGAGATTTCACCTGAGTCGGATGAATGGAGCGAGATGGATCTTCATAAACTCCTCCAAGATTGTGATTGTGAAGAAGAGGATCAGAGTGTAACTGATAAAACCTGCAACAACAGCAACTCTGTATCATCTGCAGTAGAAAGAAGCTGGGAAGAAGTGACGATGGATCTTGATTTGGATACTATCATTACCTATGATGATTTACCAGAGCTCCCACCTCTTGttgacaaagaagaagaagaagaagaagaggatcaCAGCGTATCTGAGGAAACTCCTCCAAGATTTTGATTGTGATTGTGATGAtgtaccaccaccaccaccaccaccacctcttgTTAGCCAcactgaaaaagaagaagaggatcaGAATCTATTTGTATCACCTGCAGCAGAAAAAAGCTGGGAAGAAGTGGCGATGGATCTTGATTTGGATACTATCATTACATATGATGATTTACCAGAGCTGCCACCTCTTGTTAGCAACAgtgacaaagaagaagaagaggatcaGAACGTATCTGTCAAaacctgcaacaacaacaactctgTATCATCATTACCAGCTGCAGCTGAAAAAAGCTTGGAAGAAGCGACGATGGCTCTTGATTTCGATAGTATTTTTGAAGGTCTGATGTCCTATGATGATGTGGATCTCCTCTGGTCTGATGACTTATTGTTCATGTAATTTTTAGGAGAGTATACGTTCGGTTTGGTCTCGATCAGTTTTTCTCACATGATAGAAAATTGATCGAACTCATACCGGTTTATTTGGTTTGTATATCTTATGTCTTAATCAAgtgtaataaaatgtttaacAAGCTAAGTAAAATTTGAGCTTGTGTACTTCTTGTTCTGTGTTTTGGTAATTTGTTT
The Raphanus sativus cultivar WK10039 chromosome 1, ASM80110v3, whole genome shotgun sequence DNA segment above includes these coding regions:
- the LOC108848358 gene encoding LOW QUALITY PROTEIN: agamous-like MADS-box protein AGL97 (The sequence of the model RefSeq protein was modified relative to this genomic sequence to represent the inferred CDS: substituted 1 base at 1 genomic stop codon) gives rise to the protein MVKKGGTKRKPVMTKITDXASRATTFTKRRDGLYSKAAQLCVITDAQIAILATPSSSNSNVPFFSFGHSSVESVVSAYLSGQRLAPVSTCDNTKATREDLGICMARKDLGLGFWWDDEKLVNSNDPEELMEAMESMKVLYSRLKELEDQTLTTTTTIDDEDMVEISPESDEWSEMDLHKLLQDCDCEEEDQKLPPLVSNSDKEEEEDQNVSVKTCNNNNSVSSLPAAAEKSLEEATMALDFDSIFEGLMSYDDVDLLWSDDLLFM